A genome region from Alteripontixanthobacter maritimus includes the following:
- the tig gene encoding trigger factor has product MQIKETASEGLKHSYEVTIPAKDIEAKIDAEVKKIAPQVQMPGFRPGKVPANLVRKMHGEQLHGQVVNDMIRDSVDGLIKDKKLRPAMQPNVQFGDGYEQGKDATLTVDLETLPDISAPDTDGMKLEKLNVPVTDEQVDESLQNIAAQQKSYKDAPKSKKAGDGDQLIIDFTGSVDGVEFEGGKAEAAPLVIGSGQFIPGFEEQLTGAKTGDEKTITVTFPEDYPAENLKGKEAQFAIVVQQVKVEDETKLDDEFAKQLGLDGIDKLKELLRGQLEQETAGLTRTQMKRQLLDKLASGHDFEVPQGMVDAEFEQIWQQLQQEAARDENPEETMKEIESEKDEYRSIAERRVRLGLLLSEIGQKNGVQVTQQEMQTLIQQAVQQYPEDQRERFLEIIRTNEMAAAQLRAPLYEDKVVDFLFDKADITDREVTREELEAAIEADEAEDAKPAKKKAAPKKKAAAKKADGKKEAPEKGAAKSGDDKKAPAKKPAAKKSPAKKADGEASVKKPAAKKAPVKKPAAKKAATKK; this is encoded by the coding sequence ATGCAGATCAAAGAGACCGCCAGCGAAGGCCTCAAGCACTCCTACGAAGTGACCATTCCCGCCAAGGATATCGAAGCCAAGATCGATGCCGAAGTGAAGAAGATCGCGCCGCAGGTGCAGATGCCCGGCTTCCGTCCCGGCAAGGTGCCGGCAAATCTGGTGCGCAAGATGCACGGCGAACAGCTGCATGGTCAGGTCGTGAACGACATGATCCGCGATTCGGTCGACGGTCTGATCAAGGACAAGAAGCTGCGCCCCGCGATGCAGCCCAATGTGCAGTTCGGTGACGGGTATGAGCAGGGCAAGGATGCCACGCTGACCGTGGATCTGGAAACACTGCCCGACATTTCTGCTCCCGATACCGATGGGATGAAGCTTGAAAAACTGAATGTGCCGGTGACGGACGAGCAGGTGGACGAATCGCTCCAGAACATCGCCGCGCAGCAAAAAAGCTACAAGGACGCGCCGAAATCGAAAAAGGCTGGCGACGGCGATCAGCTGATCATCGATTTCACCGGCAGCGTGGACGGTGTTGAATTCGAAGGCGGCAAGGCCGAAGCGGCTCCGCTCGTTATCGGGTCCGGGCAGTTCATCCCCGGCTTCGAAGAACAGCTTACGGGTGCGAAAACCGGCGATGAGAAAACCATCACCGTAACCTTCCCCGAAGATTATCCGGCCGAGAATCTGAAGGGCAAGGAAGCCCAGTTCGCCATCGTGGTGCAGCAGGTAAAGGTCGAGGACGAAACCAAGCTCGACGACGAATTCGCCAAGCAACTCGGCCTCGACGGTATCGACAAGCTGAAGGAATTGCTGCGCGGCCAGCTGGAGCAGGAAACTGCCGGCCTCACCCGCACACAGATGAAGCGGCAGTTGCTCGACAAGCTGGCTTCGGGGCATGACTTCGAGGTGCCGCAGGGCATGGTCGATGCCGAGTTCGAACAGATCTGGCAGCAGCTTCAGCAGGAAGCCGCACGGGACGAGAACCCGGAAGAAACCATGAAGGAAATCGAGAGCGAGAAGGACGAGTATCGCTCCATCGCCGAACGCCGTGTGCGCCTCGGCCTGCTGCTATCCGAGATTGGCCAGAAAAACGGCGTACAGGTCACCCAGCAGGAAATGCAGACGCTGATCCAGCAGGCTGTGCAGCAGTACCCGGAAGACCAGCGCGAACGCTTCCTGGAAATCATCCGCACGAACGAAATGGCCGCCGCCCAGCTGCGCGCGCCGCTTTATGAAGACAAGGTCGTCGATTTCCTGTTCGACAAGGCTGACATCACAGACCGCGAAGTGACGCGCGAGGAGCTGGAAGCCGCCATCGAAGCGGACGAGGCGGAAGACGCCAAGCCTGCCAAGAAGAAGGCTGCGCCAAAGAAGAAGGCCGCGGCGAAGAAGGCCGATGGCAAGAAAGAAGCGCCAGAAAAGGGTGCGGCCAAATCGGGCGACGACAAGAAGGCGCCTGCCAAGAAGCCGGCAGCCAAGAAATCGCCGGCGAAAAAAGCTGATGGCGAGGCCTCCGTGAAAAAGCCTGCGGCCAAAAAGGCTCCCGTCAAGAAGCCTGCCGCGAAGAAGGCGGCTACCAAAAAATAG